A region of Deinococcus detaillensis DNA encodes the following proteins:
- a CDS encoding HNH endonuclease family protein: MPEPTGGYSEFIRAAPDDATYFRSIILFGPNTASYKFALGRALLDLAQLGRSSVTLPELAPFFVHHILLHLKGGQAQSTMTNGLFLKAGIAHLNGQLDADLLDDLTVKHAFRYVLDLFHWLPKGESSVKFYSRSKQKRRTLTLTDELLRLTELEQRQLAEEIEARWNLVEHAWTQKHLGVPASRPIVVGHDSQDLVLLPWHNQSRKSLTHLRPALSGYQKSCCFYCFQPMDTTSGQNCHVDHFFPWIVGFQIPQVDLNRVWNLVLACPSCNGGESGKWDAVPLRHFLERLHRRNTYLIDSHHPLRDTLIQDTGSTEAQRWHFLIEIELYALTHRSRRWLGPLELEAVF, encoded by the coding sequence GTGCCGGAACCGACTGGAGGCTATAGCGAGTTCATCCGTGCTGCACCCGATGACGCCACCTATTTTCGGAGCATCATCTTGTTCGGCCCCAACACGGCTTCCTACAAGTTTGCCCTTGGCCGCGCTCTCTTGGATCTGGCGCAGTTGGGCCGTTCAAGCGTGACTTTGCCGGAGCTGGCCCCTTTCTTCGTCCACCACATCCTGCTGCATCTCAAGGGTGGTCAAGCGCAAAGCACAATGACCAATGGTCTCTTTCTGAAAGCTGGTATCGCCCATCTCAACGGGCAGCTTGATGCCGACTTGCTGGATGACCTGACTGTCAAACACGCCTTCCGCTATGTGCTCGACCTCTTCCACTGGCTCCCCAAAGGCGAGAGCAGCGTGAAATTCTATTCGCGGTCGAAACAAAAGAGGCGCACACTCACCCTGACTGACGAGCTGCTTCGCTTGACCGAATTGGAGCAGCGGCAGTTGGCGGAAGAAATTGAGGCACGCTGGAATCTAGTCGAACACGCCTGGACTCAAAAACATCTCGGAGTACCCGCCTCACGACCTATTGTTGTCGGCCATGACAGCCAAGACCTGGTGCTGCTGCCTTGGCACAATCAATCGCGGAAGAGTCTCACTCACCTCCGGCCAGCCCTCAGCGGCTACCAGAAAAGCTGCTGCTTCTACTGCTTCCAGCCTATGGACACGACCAGTGGTCAAAATTGCCACGTTGATCACTTCTTCCCCTGGATCGTCGGTTTTCAGATCCCGCAAGTAGATCTCAACCGAGTCTGGAATCTGGTACTAGCTTGCCCCTCTTGCAACGGAGGTGAATCTGGAAAGTGGGACGCGGTTCCACTAAGGCACTTCTTAGAGCGCCTTCACCGCCGGAACACCTACCTAATCGACAGCCATCATCCGCTGCGAGATACGTTAATCCAGGACACAGGAAGCACGGAAGCTCAGCGCTGGCATTTCCTGATAGAAATTGAGTTGTACGCGTTGACACATCGATCTCGACGCTGGTTAGGGCCACTAGAGCTTGAAGCGGTCTTCTAA
- a CDS encoding relaxase/mobilization nuclease domain-containing protein: MTASNSREKCRTHHRYGRHGGTARVKGRGRHQGVTTERKTDVTMADKSRYNATRFSKENYALYDADGEAIRGGHQEAFAQTREAADHIQVMAKGRNKGRAYIYDTEISPGNGRLSDQSAHRITAEYIEVLRSQGHQVEGVQYVIHQNTQHTHVHLMFATQKTIQKSDDRSAKYKLREVADRLRDIDKSLDTIREVVEVQQDHLKSRGG; encoded by the coding sequence ATGACGGCCAGCAATAGCCGCGAAAAATGCCGAACGCATCATCGTTACGGGCGGCATGGTGGAACGGCAAGAGTGAAGGGACGAGGACGGCATCAAGGTGTGACGACTGAACGTAAAACAGATGTGACGATGGCGGACAAATCGCGCTACAACGCCACTCGTTTCTCTAAAGAAAACTACGCGCTATACGACGCAGATGGAGAAGCAATTAGAGGCGGACATCAAGAGGCCTTTGCACAGACACGCGAGGCGGCAGATCACATTCAGGTAATGGCAAAGGGGCGCAATAAAGGTAGGGCTTACATCTATGACACTGAAATTTCTCCGGGCAACGGCAGGTTGAGTGATCAATCTGCACACCGCATAACTGCGGAGTACATCGAGGTGTTAAGGAGTCAGGGGCACCAGGTCGAAGGTGTGCAATATGTGATTCATCAAAATACACAGCACACGCACGTTCATCTGATGTTTGCGACGCAAAAAACTATTCAGAAATCTGATGATAGGTCGGCAAAGTACAAGTTGCGGGAGGTCGCAGACAGATTGAGAGACATTGACAAAAGTCTAGACACGATTAGAGAAGTTGTAGAAGTCCAACAGGATCACCTAAAGAGTCGAGGGGGTTGA
- a CDS encoding type IV secretory system conjugative DNA transfer family protein has protein sequence MFKKPTTVNRMSQPEDFKNAFVVGTANVQSDGKLKWKIVAIFPNAGSLRQHGNILVVAGPGGGKGRIITVNLISWGHSAIVIDLKGETYTKTANARYKVDNGKGKVVVLDSKNGTGHRYNPLSVVSRDQWFDLAAELISVTNGDPFWSSVANDLWLAAWSAAQHARRPHMPYAVELMKLDLSDAICYFMYYHKDDPATMQHLLDFLGTRPNEEQMAKIKGGNASRLLESMWKTVKTTMTIFNDTILLNLMSGHDVDVEGMFYNGGITTIYVIVDETKPRVFAAFGRLIMKTLGDALIREGDKQNVVRRPILMLFDEFGRVRLNDVFDWLDTLRSRDIVLCIFLQKLSQFAPKNGKEFDESDENSFHHWILFAPNNPSGRIGKLISGMSGQTTVRADGGVGRSVNMDGDITTSRNVSFARRAVVEQEDYETWGADQAYVTLRQLRTEKYVVTSANTDNLGWALPPEAQPLPRLSSYVSPLMPLPSEIDAATWTAAQQIVEEAGGDDAVSNAMRAALGGLGMAVTV, from the coding sequence ATGTTTAAAAAGCCAACAACGGTTAATAGAATGTCACAGCCTGAAGACTTTAAAAACGCCTTTGTCGTCGGCACCGCAAATGTTCAATCCGATGGGAAACTGAAGTGGAAGATCGTGGCCATTTTTCCGAACGCGGGGAGTCTCAGGCAACATGGGAATATACTTGTAGTGGCTGGGCCAGGTGGAGGAAAAGGGAGAATAATCACGGTTAACCTGATAAGCTGGGGCCATTCCGCAATCGTGATCGATCTGAAAGGCGAGACGTATACAAAGACCGCAAATGCGCGTTATAAAGTTGACAATGGGAAAGGCAAAGTGGTGGTGTTAGATAGTAAGAATGGCACAGGTCACCGTTACAATCCACTTTCTGTAGTGAGTCGCGATCAGTGGTTTGATCTTGCTGCCGAATTAATCAGTGTGACGAATGGTGATCCTTTCTGGAGTAGCGTTGCCAACGACCTGTGGTTGGCGGCATGGTCGGCAGCACAACACGCAAGAAGACCTCATATGCCGTATGCCGTCGAGTTGATGAAATTAGACCTCTCAGATGCTATCTGCTACTTCATGTATTACCACAAAGACGATCCAGCGACGATGCAGCATCTACTCGACTTTCTTGGAACACGCCCAAATGAAGAGCAGATGGCAAAAATCAAAGGCGGGAACGCAAGTAGACTTCTCGAAAGTATGTGGAAGACAGTGAAAACTACCATGACTATTTTCAACGACACTATTCTTTTGAATTTAATGAGCGGTCATGATGTTGACGTTGAGGGAATGTTCTACAACGGAGGCATCACTACAATTTATGTAATCGTGGACGAAACGAAGCCTCGCGTTTTTGCCGCTTTTGGACGCCTAATCATGAAGACACTGGGTGACGCTCTCATTCGAGAAGGTGACAAGCAGAATGTGGTACGTCGTCCCATCCTCATGCTCTTTGATGAGTTCGGGCGTGTACGTCTCAATGACGTTTTTGATTGGCTAGACACTTTGCGAAGCCGCGACATCGTTTTGTGTATTTTTTTGCAGAAATTGAGCCAGTTTGCACCAAAAAATGGCAAGGAGTTCGATGAAAGTGATGAAAACAGTTTTCATCATTGGATTCTTTTTGCGCCAAATAATCCTTCTGGACGTATAGGGAAACTGATCAGTGGCATGTCAGGACAGACCACTGTTAGAGCAGATGGTGGAGTGGGGCGTAGTGTCAACATGGACGGCGATATCACGACGAGCCGCAACGTCAGTTTCGCCCGGCGTGCAGTTGTCGAGCAGGAGGACTACGAAACGTGGGGTGCTGATCAGGCATATGTCACGCTGCGGCAACTGCGAACCGAAAAGTACGTGGTCACCTCGGCCAACACAGATAATTTGGGTTGGGCGTTGCCCCCCGAAGCACAGCCACTTCCCCGCCTCTCTTCCTATGTGTCCCCCTTGATGCCTCTACCGTCTGAGATCGATGCGGCCACCTGGACTGCTGCACAACAGATCGTGGAGGAGGCTGGAGGGGATGACGCCGTGAGTAACGCCATGCGTGCGGCTCTCGGTGGTCTGGGTATGGCGGTGACGGTATGA
- a CDS encoding nucleotidyltransferase family protein, protein MSLSEAKLISWTKPSSDHEESMCDRSARMIESALWNYAPLEQREYIVISQGSYHNNTNVRLSSDVDVCIAFTDVIQSSYHYTPDWNSQRMGFTRSDRLFSDDRELIRKALIQTFGANGIRSGGKAFEILANQGTRVNADAVPAWRFAGWSPSASGDRPSRREGVTFWTTEGKQVINFPEQHYTNGKNKNNRTGRAFKRATRILKRIRYDMLDNDDPIADGLASFTIESAIYNVPDDTFDRNSWTQVMRDVLYYMDVALYNGSASKEWVEVSGMKWMFKDNYGIPSNWSVANLRKFTQAARELIG, encoded by the coding sequence TTGTCGTTATCTGAAGCAAAATTGATAAGTTGGACAAAGCCATCAAGCGATCACGAAGAGAGTATGTGTGACCGCTCTGCTAGGATGATTGAATCAGCTCTTTGGAACTACGCACCTTTAGAGCAACGAGAATACATAGTTATCTCCCAAGGTTCTTATCACAATAATACCAATGTAAGATTATCTAGCGACGTGGATGTTTGCATCGCTTTTACCGATGTTATTCAAAGCAGTTATCATTATACGCCGGATTGGAACAGCCAAAGAATGGGATTTACACGCTCAGATAGGCTATTTTCGGATGATCGTGAGCTCATAAGAAAAGCTCTTATACAAACTTTCGGAGCCAATGGAATTAGGTCGGGTGGAAAGGCATTTGAGATACTAGCGAACCAAGGAACGCGAGTTAACGCCGATGCTGTGCCTGCATGGCGTTTTGCAGGCTGGTCGCCATCTGCCAGCGGTGATCGCCCAAGTAGGCGAGAAGGTGTTACTTTTTGGACGACGGAGGGAAAGCAGGTAATCAATTTCCCTGAACAGCACTACACTAATGGAAAAAATAAGAACAACAGGACTGGAAGGGCTTTTAAGCGTGCTACTCGGATTTTAAAACGGATTCGTTACGATATGTTAGATAATGATGATCCAATTGCTGACGGTCTTGCATCATTCACTATAGAGAGTGCTATATACAATGTGCCGGATGACACTTTTGATCGTAATAGCTGGACTCAAGTTATGAGGGATGTTCTATATTATATGGATGTTGCACTATATAACGGCAGTGCTTCAAAAGAGTGGGTAGAGGTAAGTGGTATGAAGTGGATGTTCAAAGATAATTACGGAATTCCTTCTAATTGGTCAGTAGCCAATCTACGTAAATTCACCCAAGCTGCTCGCGAATTGATAGGCTAA
- a CDS encoding Cap15 family cyclic dinucleotide receptor domain-containing protein gives MILKLLGGVLTVFFSIIFSLQPGCNLLHLSFCADLKPKAETFNLVGPIFAAVLYAFNRWFWRMKIGRWIGWKSPDIQGTWRGELELLRHLPGIRKPNAPIPIVLVVRQEAFRIRLTLYTAESNSSSLAADFTKIDDENELVYSYRNESDPRHRLQSPIHIGTAVFKMLSLKPASLIGEYYTDRLTAGRMSLTEHTSDLAVSFNDASQLTFKLRPVIR, from the coding sequence TTGATTTTGAAACTCCTTGGGGGAGTTTTAACTGTCTTTTTCTCCATTATATTTTCGCTTCAGCCTGGCTGTAATTTACTACATCTTTCATTCTGTGCTGATCTAAAGCCTAAGGCTGAGACATTTAACTTAGTAGGACCGATTTTTGCTGCGGTGCTTTATGCATTTAACCGTTGGTTCTGGCGCATGAAAATAGGCAGATGGATAGGTTGGAAGTCGCCAGACATTCAGGGAACGTGGCGCGGAGAGCTTGAACTTTTGCGACATCTGCCTGGTATCCGTAAACCTAACGCCCCTATCCCTATCGTTTTAGTTGTAAGGCAAGAGGCATTTCGGATACGCCTTACCCTCTATACAGCCGAGAGTAATTCATCTTCTTTGGCGGCAGATTTCACTAAAATCGACGACGAAAATGAATTAGTTTATTCGTATCGAAATGAGTCTGATCCTCGCCACAGGCTGCAAAGCCCGATTCATATTGGGACAGCTGTTTTTAAAATGTTGTCACTCAAGCCAGCTTCACTAATAGGCGAATACTATACGGATCGTCTTACTGCTGGACGTATGAGCTTGACAGAACACACATCAGATTTAGCCGTCAGTTTTAATGATGCTTCACAATTAACCTTTAAACTACGGCCAGTAATTCGGTAA